The DNA segment ccAACTGAACCTCTTGCATTGATCTTGTAAGACCAGGAGTCGCACCCACATTAGCAACATGGCTTCTCTTCAAGCTGTTAATTAGACTACTCTTGCCAACATTAGGCAGGCCAATAACACCTACTGTAATTGACTTCTTAATCTGCAAAAACCATGATATGCTACTATATAAGGGATATGATtaaattagaaaagaaaaagataggAAGCCCAAATTCATAGTAGCACACTTTTTCATATAACATTCAGAAAACAGAGGaaaattttgtaattaagaGACAACAAGTGCATAAATTAGATCCTTGGCAGTCCTTTcaataaagagaaagaaatagaataGAATAACATACATCATGACTTCTTGAGTAATTTTTTAACAGTTTGATAAGAGTATCAGCTCCAAGACAATCACTTGTTTGCAGAGGATTGTTGGTCTTTGCAGTTTTTGAGGAAGACTTCCACCCTAGGTTTGACCTCTGCTCTTGAGTACTACACTTAAAGGCAACAGACGGTAGTTCCTCTCTAAGGTACTTCAGCCATTTTTCAACAGCTTCTCGAGGGACAAGATCTATAAACAAGATTCAATCAGAAAACAAGACACTAAAGCGGTCAGCAGGTCAGAATAATTGAAGGAGCATCTCAATATATCCAGCATGTTACAATCAATATTCAATACATTTATTATAGCAACTCAACCAGGAAATGCATTTGAACATCTATAGAAACAAAGAAGAGAGATTACCAATTTTATTCAGAAGTAACACTAGATGTTTGTGATGACCAGATTTCATCACTATCTTTTCCATATCAACACAACGGGTACCAAGAGGATCTCTGGCATCAAGGACTTCCAAAATGACATCAGATTCTTCTATTACTTTAACCAACTCCTTATAGAATCCCCTATCTGAATTATctgttttaagaattaaaatatgCAAGTATTAAAATGCAATGTAAATATTCAACTTTCCACATTGGGACATGTTCCAGTAAAGTATCACCATACCCCGATTTCTGGCAATTCCACCATTATTTTGTTCTTCAAGATTTTGTTTTTTTGCTGAAGGTTTCTCGTCCACAGGTAACCCCAACTTCCTCTTTTGAGCCTGAAAAGACATCCAGGGTTCGATTACCAAAAAGAAACTAAGTATAGTATCACCCCCCAACACAGAATGCCTCTATAGAATAAAAAAATGTTGGAAAATATGCAGTAGACAGATATAAAAAGATCAATACGTTTATTATGAGAGATGAACGTGTAAGTGTTTAATGCCTGCTTCCAAACTAAAACCACCAAAAATTCAGTTCAGACATCAGCGATTGCATTCGGCAAAGACCtttattttttactaaaaataaaaattccaagcaCATCACAAGTCTCTCTATCATTCAGAAAACAGTTTCGGAAGAAAATAACAACATAATGTAGCAAAGAGAATCAATACCCTCTCCTTGCGGGCAGCTTTCTTTTGCTCTAATTCCTCGATAGCGCGAGCCCGGCGAGCTTCCAAAGCCTTGAGCTCTTGTTCCTTAAAGGGCCAGTCATTAGGAATACCAGGATCCTTCTCAACCTTAGGTTTTTTATTCAATCCCAATTTCTTAGCTTCCTTGGCCTTCTTTTTGTGATGCTCCTTAACCTTCTTTATAACCTTATGCTTCTGTTTCAATGTTATTCTCTTGCTCTTACTCTCTGAACGCCAATAACCCAAAAacaaggtaaaaaaaaaaaatcggcaACAATCAACAAACAAAACTGAAATTAAAGAAACTGTTCTTACTTTTGCTCCTCTTCACCATACTTGCTTGTTCCGAATAATTAAAGCAGAATCTGGAATTAGGAACGAGCGAATGGAAGAGAAGGGCACGTTGGATGGAGgtagggttttttttaaaagctGAAAATGGGAGGAGAAATGCGATTGATCAGAAGAACTAGGGTTTTAGAGCTGGGCCAGTGATATATATGTCTTGAATATCGGCCCAAATGAAAAGGCTTGGTTGCCCTTGGCGGCGGCTCAtaaagataagaaaataaaaaataaaaaatatttgggGTGAGAGAGGCTCGAACTCTCGACCTCAGGATTACTCAGAGCTATGAGACCTACGCGCTAGCCAACTGCGCCACCACCCCGATGGTTAAAAAGTCTGAATTTATTTATAAGATAGGAAGAAAGGGTAATGTCGtaacaaattttttaaatacaTTATTTCTCCATTGTACGTTTGAATTTAATTCAGTAATTAACCCAGATTTTGGTATAGAAATAGGAAGTAATGAACactaaaatcataaaataattTGCAATTATATGGTTCAATTATACATATTGTTTAAATTCAAAGTAATTACGCTTTCATAAAAATAGCTTACACACATTGAAAAAACtaaggtaattaatttattagtccctatatttcgacaaaacacattgtttagtccctgtattttaaaaaacacatggtaaggtccctaacctttttctcagtgaactgtttagtccttccgtctgtttgttagattttttaccatttatgacttcggaaatgactaaattaccctttactatttaccttcaaacttcaaaagaggaaatccaatttagaagaagaagctatttctatggagaaaaagaaaaagaacaggCCCAATGTTTACGAATTTAAacaattaagaagaaaatcaagaagaagaacactcaaagttgattttagatgcattagagtttaaaggaaaggaaaataaaggaaaagaagaatgcaaatccaaattgactaacagaatcttcatgagagtatAACAGcagggactaaatagttcactgagaaaaacgttagggactaaacagttcaccgagaaaaacgttagggactttatcgtgtgtttttaaaaatacagggactaaacagtgtgttttatcaaaatatagggactaataaattaattacccaaaaaacTAATTGGTAAACTTTATGATGATAATATTATCGAAATAGTATTTCTAATATTTATcgtctgttttttttttcaaatatgaTAACATTTGCTTAAATcgttataatttttcttcaaaatGGTGAAACAGTTGAAAGGTTGACAATTTCTTATTTTGCAATAGGTTCTCTATCATTTTTAATAGTATCCTTGTAATTGAAGTCAACAATGTCGAATATGTAAAAAATTGCAGCCATCTCACAACCTTATAAGAAgcatctttaaaaaaaattgctaaatgtgttcaaattaaataatattctCATTTTCATTTGTAATACGACGTATATGGTTGATATAAATTGCTACataattttttcgttttttaaaaatttactgATAACTTTCTCGTATTTTCAAAGTTTGTTCATAACTTTCTTATCTTTTCATATACGAGACCAATGCAACTTTTAATGGTAATTTAATTCATTGTATacacaatatatattaaaacaatTACATGTGTTGAAAATAAAATCAAAGCAAGCATCGGTTtgatttcatttttaatgtcaTGCAAGACAAATCGACGATAGTTATAGCTCTAAATTTTTTGAACGTTTATAAATTTGATTATGGCTTGTCCATAACATTTTGACTTTCAAAACATCATGAAGTTATCAAATGTCTTAGCACTATTAAAAATTGTGACACGGGCCAATAATGGATTTTGTTATATGGGTTGTTTTCATATAATAAAGATTATAGTTTATTATGGATGTTTGCATGTTAGCTTTATAATTATATCCATGAAGGAGAGTTAGTTGTTCTAAATGTCCATAGCCACTTATTAGTGTGGGGATGATAATAAATTAAGACCAGTGCGAGGTTCGATTGATGTTCATGAGATCAACATATTGTATGGAGATACAAATCAAACTCACGTGTTTATGTTGGAGAACATAGTACTGAACTGGCCGACTATAAGAGCACTAATTGGGTTAgtattgataacttgtgaaaaaatccttgatcggagcccttccctgtaaggcgccgttgggatcggccggggacactctgatgcctaagtcagtaatattcttgAGAGAATAATCTGTAATCACAAAGTAGGGTTAGAATATTATGTACCTTTGATCTCAGGAAGCTGAGGTATTTATATGGAATTCTGTAACAATCACATTAATCCCCTTTATTGTCCTTGAATGTGGGTTTCGATGTTACTTTAGTTATACTCGATGGTTTCAGTATTAATGGAGTTGTTAGTATCATCAATGTCGGAGGTTTCTCATTGATAACGGTTTAGAGACCCCTGGATTAATcttgcattaattatcattaatttcatattaatcatgcataagtcCCACTTTTaaaaggaataatggtttgtcattatttctattaattttctcttattcttcattctagaataatttgggttgttatcaagtaTCATAAGTGATCTTAGTTGTAGTAGTATCATTGAATCTGTAAACCTGAAGTCACCATAGGTTCCTATATGAAGAGCAATATGTTTTGACACAATCAAACATTGTCTTTAATCGGACAACTATAAATGTTGTGATTGGACATAATATGATTCATGTAGAGGAAGGTGAGTGACAGATATGATATTTATCCTTCTTAATATGAGAGCGATGTCACTAGACCTCTCGATAATTGAGACTGATAAAAGCATGGTCATGCTGAAATATTGATAAATGTATCAACTAATTTGTTTGAGTCTACTTGGAGATTGCGAAACTATATGATTGAATACGATAAAAATGACAAGGATCATTCCTTATGTTCAATCTATATATCATGAGACAAACGAGTTGTCACATATACTATTAAATGGGTTATGTTGGATCATATCCTTTGTATAAATTGGGGAGTCATATGTCTTGCTAAAGACCGTGTGTGACTTATATGTCAAAATGATGTTTTTTCTATTACTAACTTTATATGAACTTATGGGTCACACGCAAATAACGAATTAAGATTGACTGAAAATAttcatatttattatgtttagaTGGTAACCAGATATGATGAATATTATTGGAGTTAGGAATCCAAATATGATTAACTCGTAGTTAAATAAAATATGAGATGTTATATTTAGTGACCATTAATTTGGAATTTGGATCTTAATTAAATAAggaatttgaaatatatatatatatagagagagagagagagatgtgaTATTATTGTCTAACAGACCAGAAGTAAAAACTAAGCACACAAATAAATTCAAGTACACAATAACAATTGGAACAATAAAACTAATAACAATTAAACCGGAGAAAAGTTTAGAATAGTCTGTGAATTTGTGGACTAGATCACGCTGATTGTGTTGTCCTTTAAGAAGAAACGATCTGTCTGCACCGAGTAATAATCAACCATGTCCCTCTTGTAAGATACTCCAACCCGCTGAAATTCTAATGTGCAACTAAGAATTTCCCAAACCGATTATTCCCAACACTCAAATAACTATTGTAATTGAAGGCACCAAATTTAATTAGGATGAGATATATTCAATGGTTTGAAACTTTGCCAAAAAAATTGTTTAATCAAACTAtgctaaagaaaaggttaagcTACATTTACACAGTAGCCAAAAGGAACGTATGAAAAATTAGAATCAGTCTAATTTGAAGGAGTATTGTGTTTGACGAGGTATTGAAAAAGGAATGagaaaatttgtgaaagaattGTTTGTTCACTTATTACAACTATATCTAATTAAATCATGTACATCTCCTTTTTATAGGCAGAGAAATGTTAACATTAATGCTTATAGTTAGGGGCTAAAGTGGTGTAGTGAAATTATGAGAGTAAAATGAGAAAAATTAGATTAATTGATCAGGTATTTGGCTAAACTTTAGCAATAATATTTTACCAAGtaaacttaaattaattttaattaacaaaaatctaacattctcccatatagttaaaattttaattattatttgagCATATTTTACTATGCAATAGGTGTTAGGTATCTTCCGGGTTTGACCCTACACTTAGTGTCAATGAATTTATCCTGAAGATACCACAATAACATAAATGTCTTGAACTAAGCTATTTTGACCAGAATAATATTCATTACACACACAATATGAGAAATCATCAAGTAACTATCATTTTTGCGCTTTTCGGTCATTGACTTATATCTATTTCATGAGTGCTTTTAGAAAATGACTCAATTTTCATAGTGGCAACCCCACCACCACACTCGCTAGGTGAATCCTCCAAGAGTCATATGTGAAAAATCACACCATGAAATATATGCCTTTGGATTCATTCAGAATTAAATTCTTCCTAAGCATCACATTAGAGAGCACCATATCATAGGAATGGAGCTCGGAATTCTCCCACATATTAGTATTAAATTTGCTCTCCCAAGTTACCAAATCGTTTCGTTATTACTTGTTAAACTTTATTCATATGGAATCGCCACGTATATAAAGTTAGGTATCAATTGTGGTAACTAATTAGTGGGTCCCGGTCCCATTTCTCTTGACGTAAGAAGTATTTGCTGGCGTGCCAAACCTTTGGTGAGCGGCTCCGCTATGTTATTTTTAGACCTGGCAAAATCTAAAGAAATTACATCATGAGATAATAAATAACGTGTAGATTTATGTCTAATAGCCACGTGCCTTCTTTTTTCATTATAGTTTTTACTTTGAACCTTCGCAATTGTAGTCTGATTATCATGATGCATGGAAATTGAAGGGATATGTTTATCTAAAAAAAGGTATGTCATCTAAGAAACTTTTAAGCCATGTTGCTTCCTTATCGGCAGCATTTAATGCCACTATGCTTCCACAGTACATTTCCAAGttatttctccaccacttaTTGTAAAAACAAACCCATTAGTAGACTTTATTTCTTGTAAACCTCTCATCCAGTTAGCATCATTATAACCTTCCATTATAGCAGGAAAACCACAATAATGTAGAACATAATTAATAGTCCTCTTAAGATATTTAAAACTCTTTCTAAGGCAGGTCAATGTGTAAGGTTAGGATTATGAGTATATCTACCTAACTGAGTAACAACAGAAGATATAC comes from the Euphorbia lathyris chromosome 5, ddEupLath1.1, whole genome shotgun sequence genome and includes:
- the LOC136230301 gene encoding guanine nucleotide-binding protein-like NSN1 — its product is MVKRSKKSKSKRITLKQKHKVIKKVKEHHKKKAKEAKKLGLNKKPKVEKDPGIPNDWPFKEQELKALEARRARAIEELEQKKAARKERAQKRKLGLPVDEKPSAKKQNLEEQNNGGIARNRDNSDRGFYKELVKVIEESDVILEVLDARDPLGTRCVDMEKIVMKSGHHKHLVLLLNKIDLVPREAVEKWLKYLREELPSVAFKCSTQEQRSNLGWKSSSKTAKTNNPLQTSDCLGADTLIKLLKNYSRSHDIKKSITVGVIGLPNVGKSSLINSLKRSHVANVGATPGLTRSMQEVQLDKNIKLLDCPGVVMLKSVENDASIALRNCKRIEKLDDPVSPVKEILKMCPDRLLVTLYKIPAFETVDDFLQKVALVRGRLKKGGIVDVDAAARIVLHDWNEGKIPYYTMPPTRVQEEPSEARIVTELGKEFNIDEVYGAESSFIGSLKSVDDFNPVEVPPNCPIKFNESMIEGDTETQPSTQGNEDAEHMSDDGEDEDVPMSIGSKEDDANKSKGKSISSKQNEKLYAAEGILNPKMKRAEKKRRKKTAKVDSMDDDYDFKVDYRKKKDSAMDVEDDAKDDDEIIGEVPMSGVELDHA